A section of the Lagopus muta isolate bLagMut1 chromosome 17, bLagMut1 primary, whole genome shotgun sequence genome encodes:
- the UBE2L3 gene encoding ubiquitin-conjugating enzyme E2 L3 isoform X2, with protein sequence MAASRRLMKELEEIRKCGMKNFRNIQVDEANLLTWQGLIVPDNPPYDKGAFRIEINFPAEYPFKPPKITFKTKIYHPNIDEKGQVCLPVISAENWKPATKTDQVIQSLIALVNDPQPEHPLRADLAEEYSKDRKKFCKNAEEFTKKYGEKRPVD encoded by the exons ATGGCGGCCAGCAGGAGGCTGATGAAG gaGCTTGAAGAAATCCGCAAATGTGGAATGAAAAACTTCCGTAATATCCAGGTTGATGAAGCTAATTTATTGACCTGGCAAGGGCTTATTGTTCCT GACAATCCTCCATATGATAAAGGAGCCTTCAGAATCGAAATCAACTTTCCAGCAGAATATCCATTCAAACCTCCTAAgattacatttaaaacaaagatctATCACCCTAACATCGATGAAAAGGGGCAGGTTTGTCTGCCAGTAATTAGTGCTGAAAACTGGAAGCCAGCAACCAAAACTGACCAAG TAATCCAGTCCCTCATAGCACTGGTGAATGATCCACAGCCTGAGCATCCCCTGCGGGCTGACCTAGCTGAAGAATACTCTAAGGACCGTAAAAAATTCTGTAAGAATGCTGAAGAGTTTACAAAGAAATATGGTGAAAAGCGACCAGTGGACTAA
- the UBE2L3 gene encoding ubiquitin-conjugating enzyme E2 L3 isoform X3, with amino-acid sequence MKNFRNIQVDEANLLTWQGLIVPDNPPYDKGAFRIEINFPAEYPFKPPKITFKTKIYHPNIDEKGQVCLPVISAENWKPATKTDQVIQSLIALVNDPQPEHPLRADLAEEYSKDRKKFCKNAEEFTKKYGEKRPVD; translated from the exons ATGAAAAACTTCCGTAATATCCAGGTTGATGAAGCTAATTTATTGACCTGGCAAGGGCTTATTGTTCCT GACAATCCTCCATATGATAAAGGAGCCTTCAGAATCGAAATCAACTTTCCAGCAGAATATCCATTCAAACCTCCTAAgattacatttaaaacaaagatctATCACCCTAACATCGATGAAAAGGGGCAGGTTTGTCTGCCAGTAATTAGTGCTGAAAACTGGAAGCCAGCAACCAAAACTGACCAAG TAATCCAGTCCCTCATAGCACTGGTGAATGATCCACAGCCTGAGCATCCCCTGCGGGCTGACCTAGCTGAAGAATACTCTAAGGACCGTAAAAAATTCTGTAAGAATGCTGAAGAGTTTACAAAGAAATATGGTGAAAAGCGACCAGTGGACTAA
- the UBE2L3 gene encoding ubiquitin-conjugating enzyme E2 L3 isoform X1: MDLSSLRYADEEGDSYVRTALSELEEIRKCGMKNFRNIQVDEANLLTWQGLIVPDNPPYDKGAFRIEINFPAEYPFKPPKITFKTKIYHPNIDEKGQVCLPVISAENWKPATKTDQVIQSLIALVNDPQPEHPLRADLAEEYSKDRKKFCKNAEEFTKKYGEKRPVD; encoded by the exons ATGGATTTGTCTTCACTGCGATATGCTGACGAGGAGGGAGATTCTTATGTGCGGACAGCCTTGAGC gaGCTTGAAGAAATCCGCAAATGTGGAATGAAAAACTTCCGTAATATCCAGGTTGATGAAGCTAATTTATTGACCTGGCAAGGGCTTATTGTTCCT GACAATCCTCCATATGATAAAGGAGCCTTCAGAATCGAAATCAACTTTCCAGCAGAATATCCATTCAAACCTCCTAAgattacatttaaaacaaagatctATCACCCTAACATCGATGAAAAGGGGCAGGTTTGTCTGCCAGTAATTAGTGCTGAAAACTGGAAGCCAGCAACCAAAACTGACCAAG TAATCCAGTCCCTCATAGCACTGGTGAATGATCCACAGCCTGAGCATCCCCTGCGGGCTGACCTAGCTGAAGAATACTCTAAGGACCGTAAAAAATTCTGTAAGAATGCTGAAGAGTTTACAAAGAAATATGGTGAAAAGCGACCAGTGGACTAA